Proteins from a single region of Chengkuizengella sediminis:
- a CDS encoding class I SAM-dependent methyltransferase, with protein sequence MTNIGCMPLVEIIKKKINNCEMKAISFYDYMSLCLYHEQYGYYVNNQTKIGKKGDFYTSSSVGTIMGEMLANYISNQLQTNDGKNISIVEWGGGTGRLAKQVLDELQDNHIEIYELIKFISIEESAYHKQLQSNSLIEHIGKVQFVSAEEWLNEKHSENVIIFSNELLDAFPVHRLIYDDEEYNEIFVSWDDQENKFIEKYIKCTDQLLLVYIKNENLQLKQGQKFEVNLAATKWLRKLMNNLTSSTIITIDYGDLKDEIYAAHRMKGTLMCYYKHQASQQPYYHVGEQDITSHVNFSACISVGENMGFSYSYMTQKEFLFQSGILNKLQQHNITDPFHPTVKRNRTIRQLLLSDQMSELFKVLIQKKDV encoded by the coding sequence ATGACTAATATAGGGTGTATGCCATTAGTGGAAATTATTAAAAAAAAAATAAATAACTGTGAGATGAAAGCTATTTCATTTTATGATTACATGTCATTGTGTTTGTATCACGAACAGTATGGCTACTACGTTAATAACCAGACCAAAATTGGTAAAAAAGGTGACTTCTATACAAGTTCGTCAGTAGGGACAATCATGGGAGAAATGCTTGCTAATTACATTTCCAATCAACTCCAAACAAATGATGGAAAAAATATTAGTATAGTTGAATGGGGAGGAGGGACAGGTAGATTAGCTAAGCAGGTATTAGATGAATTACAAGATAACCATATTGAGATCTATGAGCTTATAAAATTCATCTCTATTGAAGAAAGTGCTTATCATAAACAACTTCAATCAAATTCTTTAATTGAACATATTGGGAAAGTACAATTTGTTTCAGCAGAAGAATGGCTAAATGAGAAGCATTCAGAGAATGTAATCATATTCAGCAATGAACTTTTGGATGCATTTCCTGTTCATCGCTTGATTTATGATGATGAGGAATATAATGAAATATTTGTTAGCTGGGATGATCAAGAGAATAAATTTATTGAAAAATACATAAAATGCACAGATCAACTTTTACTAGTTTATATAAAAAATGAAAATCTACAATTGAAACAAGGGCAAAAATTTGAAGTCAACTTAGCAGCAACGAAATGGTTGAGAAAGTTAATGAATAATTTAACTTCTTCAACGATCATTACCATTGATTATGGAGATTTAAAGGATGAGATATATGCAGCACACCGAATGAAAGGAACACTAATGTGTTATTACAAACATCAAGCTTCACAGCAGCCATATTACCATGTCGGCGAACAAGATATAACTTCACACGTTAATTTTTCTGCTTGTATCTCGGTAGGTGAAAATATGGGGTTTAGTTATAGTTACATGACACAGAAAGAATTTTTATTTCAATCAGGGATTTTAAACAAATTACAGCAGCATAACATTACTGATCCTTTTCATCCTACTGTAAAAAGAAATAGAACAATTAGGCAATTGTTATTGAGTGATCAAATGAGTGAATTATTTAAAGTGTTAATTCAAAAAAAAGATGTGTAA
- a CDS encoding DUF2626 domain-containing protein, with the protein MPRMYRVMGFWTLAIGLMALAGHMIELALISFAQTAVFVLLGYMNLSEKAYILIFWGYLLVAGIGITYWSFFKMPLY; encoded by the coding sequence ATGCCAAGAATGTACCGTGTCATGGGTTTTTGGACTTTAGCAATTGGTTTAATGGCATTAGCTGGTCATATGATTGAGCTAGCTTTAATATCTTTTGCTCAAACAGCTGTTTTTGTTTTATTAGGATATATGAATTTATCTGAAAAAGCATACATATTGATTTTTTGGGGTTATTTATTAGTAGCAGGTATTGGAATTACTTACTGGTCTTTCTTTAAAATGCCGCTTTATTAA